The sequence below is a genomic window from Nitrosomonas sp..
GTTGGACATATTCATACCGAGCTTCTTTCGGTAGCATGATTTTCGCAAATAGGTGGAATAGCTCTGCGGATGAAGAATGGGGAGTGAAATCAGGGTGACTTCTGCGTAGATCGCTGAGAAAGAGCGCGTCATCCATATCGGTAGCCGGTAATTCTCGCGAGCCGAATGGCACAGGAGATGTGAACGACAAATTGCCTGAATTAGCTTACAAAACAATCCACATGTCAAGCCTTGATCTGATAAATACTGAAATTTCTGATGTCAACACTATCGCAATGCTTGGCATAGAAGGACATGGCCCGCTGAGTCCTTTTAGTGTCGGTGGTCAATTTATCCACAGCCGGAAAAACCAGCTTTACAAGGTTATTCTGGAAAAGACATTCAGTCTTTGCAAAGGCGGTTTGGGAGGAACGGGTTGCGCGTTATTGCGCGGTTGATTTTCCTGTTAAGCAAGTGACTAATCAAATCAACAAAATATTTAGCTTTATGGACTGGTTTTAAATTAAAAGGAGTATCAAAAATGAAAGTATCCGGCACTCAGGCCAAAAGCAATGGCGGCAAACCAGTAACCACAAGAGGCAAGGCTAAAATGGCTCAACTTGACAACAGCGAATCAGACTTGCAATTCCGTATCCAGGTCGCAGCTTATTATAAAGCGCAAGCACGCGGATTTGCACCAGGGTATGAACTGGATGATTGGTTAGCAGCAGAAAAGGAATCAAAGCAATGAATATACAATTGAACAAAGAATTACTGGAACCTGATTTTCAACTTCAGATTTCCGATAAAAAAAGCAAAGCTGCAATTCTCGTGCTATCAAATAATGGGGAAATACTGGATATTAATGAAGAAGGCATGAAATTGCTCGAATATGCGCATAATCGACCTGCACAGCTCCATATTCTTAATGTGCTACCCGAACTGGGAAAAATTGATCTCTATGATAAAGTCAGCGAACGTGTAAATCCATACTTGCGATTTCTCTCGCGCATTGGACATATCTTTAAGATAATAACCACAAAGGGGAAAAGAATTTCAAGCGAACTCTACTTTAACGATCTTCAGTATTTTAATCGCCAACTAATCCTTGTCATGATCTATCCAGTACGCGGAAAGAAAAACAACATTTATCGAAATGGACGCGGGAATTAATGTAATATGAGTAAGTCAGCTCCGGTTTTTAATAGTCGAGATGCTATTTTTTTAAAAGGATTTTTCATTTTTTAGTCGTTGTAGAGCGTATATTCACTTGAGAACCGGTATCCTGTACCGCGCACGGTTTGCACAAGATCATCCTTGCCGATTTTTTCGAGGATTTTACGCAGGCGTCGGATATGGACATCGATGGTGCGATCTTCGATAAAGACATGATCGCCCCAAATGCGGTCGAGCAGTTGGGTGCGGGTGTAGACGCGCTCCTTGTGTGCCATGAGGAAGTGCAGCAGGCGGAACTCAGTGGGGCCGAGTTTGACTTCGGTGGGATTGGCAGGGTTATTGTCAAGATACGCAAATACACGATGCTGGGTAGGGTCGATTTTGAGTCCACCGGCTTCAATAATTTCATCCGATATTTCAGGTACGCGCCGGCGCAGTACCGCTTTGATGCGTGCGATCATTTCGCGTGGCGAGAACGGTTTGGTGATGTAATCATCCGCACCTGCTTCCAGTCCGGTGATCTTGTCTTCCAGTTCGACCTTCGCCGTCAGCATAATGATTGGCACGGTTTGCGTGCGTGTGTTGCGCCGTAAATGGCGTGCAAATTCGATGCCGCTTGAATTCGGCAGCATCCAGTCGAGCAGCACAAGATCAGGCAATATATTATTGATCATGTCGGCTGCCTGCTCGGCATTGGCTGCACAAACAGGCGTCAGGCCGGAATTTTTTAAGTTGTAGGAAATGAGTTCCTGTATTGCCGGTTCGTCTTCCACGACTAATACGGTTATAGACATGAGCACGACTCCATCTAATTTATAACTGATCAACGTATTTGCTGAGTGCAATTGTCAACAAATCAACAACTAAACACTCAAGTCTAGAAATACTATAAAAACTAGATGACAGTATTGTGACAATATGTGAAGCAGTAAAGCCAGAGGTTTTACGATTAGTCAAAATATTCAAATGAAACAACCAGAACCATTCATTTATCACTGTCCGTATCTACCTCGATAGAAATTGTCTACGCGCCTGTTGATTCAGGTTACGGAATTCTCACTAGCAGCGCATAAAAATTCCATTTTTCATCGAAAAATTCATATCGTTGTCATAAAACTGCAACATTCACTCAGTAGGATTCGAGCATGAATAGCCAGCAGACTGGATGTAACTGAGGTTTGATCTGTCTGGCGTTAAGCGATTTATAAGTTACTGAGTTTAAATGAATGAATTTATGTTGAAATATTCGTGGATATCTTTTATCCGGATGTTGGTTTTGTTATTGGCGGCATGGTTTATACCTGTGGCAATTGCGAAAGCGTCGAGTCTGGAGAATCTGGCGCAGTCGCTGGCAAAAATCCGCGGTGAAGTTGAAGCCTTGCAGACTGAACTGGATCTGGAAAAAGAAAAACATGCCAGCAGGATTACCTCGTTGTCGTCGCAACTGGCGGATTTAAGTGTTGAGGAACGCAGGCAAAACACGGCGATCGAGAAACTGGAGCATTCGCTTGCGAAATTATCGGAAGCCTCACTGCAGGCCGAGCAATCCGGCGAGCAGTTAAAACCGATTTTGCTTAAGGTGCTGGCCGCTTACAAGCACTATGTTCTCACCGGATTTCCGTTCAAAATCGAAGACCGGATCAAAGCGATTAAAACACTCGAAGACAATCTCACCAATCAACTCGTTGATCCCAATAAGGCAGTCAATCAGGCATGGGCATTGATTGAAGATGAAATACGCCTGAGCAAGGAAAACGGTCTTTATCAACAAACCATTTCGCTGGATGGAGAGAAAGTGCTGGCTGACGTGGCAAAGCTCGGCACGGTATTTTTGTTTTTCCAGACGCGTGACAACAGGGCGGGAATGGCCAGAAAATCCGAAAACGGTGCGTGGAAATTTGAGGCGGCAAGTGCTACTGGCGACATACAGCGTATTGCAAAGTTGTTTGATGCACTCAAAAAGCAAATCCGCCAGGGCTATTTTGAATTACCCAATCCACTCAGCCAATAAAAAATGAACAAGTTTTTATCCCCGTTATCGATTCTGGCAATTGTAATTCTATTTGCCGGTGTTTCCGTTTCGGCGCATGCCGAAGAATCTGTCAGTGTGGCGTCCGAACCGGTTGCAGCGCCCGCACCTGCGGCAGAACCTGCGAACGGCGCAAATGCGCAGCAGTCATCGCCGGCACAACAAAAAATAGATCTGGAAACCGCGTACAAACGCGAATATGCATTTCTGGCGGCGCAAAAAAGGGAACTGACGGAACGTTTAAGGCAGTACAAATCGAGTACTCAAGGCGAAGACCGTACCCTGAATCAACGAATCAGTGTATTGGAGCGCGGTTCAGTCGAGCGATCCGCCAAAATTGACCAACTCAATGCGCAGCTGATTGAGGCGGAACGTAGCGAAGCGGCGGCATTGGAGCGCAGCGATGCGCTGGAGATCACCTATGCACAGGCAAGCGTTACGCTAAAAAACCATGACATCGAGTTGCCTGCGTCATTGATGGAAACGGCAGGCAATGACGTTAAAAAAGTGGCGCAAATCTTTAGCCAGGGGTTGTCGATACTGCGCAAGCTCAGCGCAATCCAGGCCGCGCCAGGTGAATTTTTTCTTGAAAGCGGTCAGCAGACCCAGGGCAGCATTATCCGGTTGGGCAATATTGCCGCCTATGGCATAAGCGCTGATGGCAGCGGCATACTGGTTCCGGCGGGCGACAATCATTTCAAAATCTGGCGTGAACCCGGCGCCGACAGCGCGATCGCACTCAGTAAAAACCAACAGCCCAAGACGCTGCAACTGTTTATATTCGAGTCACGCACACAAGCCATCGATGAAATGGCGGAAAAAACCGTGCTTGAAATCATCAACTCAGGCGGCATCATCGGCTGGGTCATCGTGGGTCTCGGTGGACTGGTGGTGTTGCTGGTATTTGTGCGGATTTATCTGCTGCGATCAAACAGCGCGAATACGCAGCAGATTTCCGATCAGGTGATACAACAGGTCATAGACGGCGATCTGGAAGGCGCGAAAAAAAGCTGTGAAACCGATTCTTCCGCCATAGCACGCGTTTTATCCAACACACTGCGTCATCTCAAAGACGACCGCGATCACATGGAAAGCGTCGTGCATGAGGCGATTTTACGTGAATCCGGCGCGCTGGACCGTTTCGGTTCCGCCATTTTAGTGATTGCCTCGGTTTCCCCGTTGCTGGGTCTGCTTGGCACCGTGACCGGCATGATCGCCACCTTTGATGTTATCACCGAGTTCGGCACCGGCGATCCCAAGTTACTGTCCGGCGGTATATCGATAGCGCTGGTGACGACCAAACTGGGTTTGATTGTGGCTATTCCGGCGCTGCTGGTGGGTTCGGTTTTATCGGCATGGGCGAGGAATATCAAACGGGATATGGAGCACTCGGCGCTCAGAGTGACCAATGCCTTTCTGGGCAGACCGGTATCGGAACCGGAGCCGCCGCAAGACAATGATAAAACGTTTACGCCAAACCCTGTGACGCCGGCAGTGGGTAATCCGGCAGTCTAGGAAACAGTGACATGTCTGTAAACGTTCATGACTATCTTCTGCTGGTTCAGGAATTGTTCGCTGCTGGCGGCTTCGTCATGCCGCCGCTGTTTTTATGCGCCCTGCTGCTCTGGTACGGACTGGGTTACCGCTATTGGGCGCTGAAATCGAAACGATCCATGACGCTTTACGACATATTGGATGTATACAGCCGGAACAGCAATCAAACACCCTGCAGCATCGTTGAGCAGGCCGTTCAACAAGGCGTGTTACTGAGAAAGCGCAATGTCAAAAGCCTGCGGCGTTATCTGGACGAGTTTTTTTATGGCTATTTGAAGGAAATCCGGAAATTCTCGGTGATGACCAAAACAATCGTCATCATATCGCCGCTGCTCGGACTGTTGGGCACGGTAACCGGCATGATCGAAACCTTCGACTCATTGGGATCGATGTCCCTGTTTACCCAGTCTGGCGGTATTGCAGGCGGCATATCGCAGGCGCTGATATCGACCCAGACAGGCCTGGCTGTTGCCATTCCGGGCATGCTCTTTCACAGCATGCTGCATAAAAAACAGCAGAAAATCGAACGTGAATTATTACAGATCAGAGAGCTGCTGTGCGTGCACTCAGCACCACTGGCGCAGCCATTAAACCATTAATCAAACAGGATTTTTACCATGCAATATCACGACGATCCGATAGAAACCGACGCAACCATCGATATTGGTCCGATGATCGATATCGTTTTTATCCTGCTGATCTTTTTTATGGTGACGACAACATTTGTCAAGGATATGAAACTCGAACTCGAACGGCCCAAGGCGAGTAGCGCGGTAGCGGCTTCGAGCAAGGCGATTCGCCTTTTTGTCGATCAGCATGGCGACACCTATCTCGATGGCGAACCGGTGCGCATGTGGCTGATACAAAGCAAATTACGTGATCTATTAAGCACATCGACCAGCAAAGTGGTTCTGGTGGTGACAGACGAAGGTGTTCCGGCGGGCAAACTGGTTGAAGTAGTCGATCAGGCGCGCTTGTCGGGCGCGGAAAGTGTGGGTGTGGCAACCAAGAAAGAAGCGGGGTAACCAATCATGCAGGCAATAACGACAACGACAATGACAACAACACAGCATTCTAAATTTAACAGTAAACACCGGGCTGCGATCGTATCAATGCTCATTGGCCCGGTGCTGGTTTTTAGCCTGATTCTGGCGATGAATCAGTTTATCGGCAAAGTTGACAAGACGCCGGTGCAGGAAGTCACCGAAATCGCCATGGTCAAACAAATTCAGGAAGAACCCAAGAAAGAAATCAAAAAAGTGGAGCCGCCAAGACGCATCACCCCATCTCAGGCGCCAGCGCCTTTTACCGGTCTTGATACCGCACTTTCGGGAATCGATCTTGGACTGCTGGGGTTGAACGCCGGGCAGATTGGTGAACTCGACGATTCGCTCATCGGCAATACGGGCAATGCCGTCATGACCGCTGATCTGGTCGATGTGCCGCCAAGAGCGGTTTCGCAAGGCAGCTTCAGGTACCCACCGTCGGCCAAAAAGAACGGTATCAGAGGGTATGTGGTTTTATCGATACTGGTCAGCGAGAAAGGCTCGGTAGACCAGGTTCAGGTGCTCGAGTCCAGCCCGTCCGGGGTATTTGACGCAGCGGCATTACAGGGTATCCGTTCGTGGCAGTTTGAACCGGCAAAATATCAGGGTGATGTCGTCAGGGTGTGGGCAAAGCAGCGGATTCGTTTTGATTTGTCGTGATCGGATTGAGTATTCAGACTATCAAGCTGTAGGCGCCTTATGTTTCTGAGAATCCGATGCCTAACCCTGTTCAGCATGGTTGTCTTGCTGGGGATGTTGAACGGCATAGTCTGGGCAGATGAAAACCGGACACAGTCGAGCGATTTTCTGGAACTGGCAGCGGTGATGCTCCGGGACGGTCACAGCGACCGTGCCTTGCTCGCCTTGCAGAGTGTCGATCTCGAAGATGAAAAAACCGATTTGGCGCGGTTTTATACGCTGCAGGGCCTGGCGTATTTGAATCTGAACGATTTCATTGCGGCCAAAGACAGTTTGCAGCGGGCCATTCAAAACGGACAAACGGAAACCGTTATTTTTGTTTATCTGGCGCAGGCGCACTATGCGCTCAAGGAATACCAACACACAATCCAGGCGATAGGCAAATCCGGCGAGCATGCCAGCAGAGCCGACCTGATCGTATTAAAAGCACAGGCCTACTGGCATCTGGAAAAACCCGATGCCGCCATCAATACACTCATTGAAGGGCAACGCTTGTATCCCCAGGATTACAGCTTTCTCAGACGCCAGGTGTTTTATTTTGTCGAGCTTGAGCTGTTTCATGAAGCGGCTCAACTGGGCAGGCGATACCTGGCGCAATCGAAAGCCGCCGCAGAAGATTATATCGCCATAGGCAATGCGCTGCGGCTGAGCAGGCAGTACCAGGAAGCGCTGGCGATACTTGAAATTGCCCGATTGCAATTCCCGAATAACGAAATGGTTGCGAAACTGCTCGCACACACGTATCTTGATCAGGGACAGCTCAATTCGGCGGCGTTCATTCTTGAACAGGCGGCATTACTGAATCCGGAGCTGCTGTCGGAAGCCGCAGAAGTTTACCGCCGTGCAAACCGCTTTCATAAGGCCCTGACGCTGAATGAAGGCGTGCGGGATCAATCGGTCAAGTTCAAGCAACGCTTGTCTATTCTGCTGGCGCTCAAGCAGTACGAGCGCGCCGCCAACATGGAATCCAGCCTGTACCGCACGGGACTGCTGGAAGACCAGCATGTACGTTACGCGTTGGCGTATGCCTATTTCTCCAGCAACCGTTTTCCACAAGCGCATAAACACCTGGAACATTTGACCGAACCCGAACTCTTCAGAAAAGG
It includes:
- a CDS encoding DUF2934 domain-containing protein encodes the protein MKVSGTQAKSNGGKPVTTRGKAKMAQLDNSESDLQFRIQVAAYYKAQARGFAPGYELDDWLAAEKESKQ
- the phoB gene encoding phosphate regulon transcriptional regulator PhoB; amino-acid sequence: MSITVLVVEDEPAIQELISYNLKNSGLTPVCAANAEQAADMINNILPDLVLLDWMLPNSSGIEFARHLRRNTRTQTVPIIMLTAKVELEDKITGLEAGADDYITKPFSPREMIARIKAVLRRRVPEISDEIIEAGGLKIDPTQHRVFAYLDNNPANPTEVKLGPTEFRLLHFLMAHKERVYTRTQLLDRIWGDHVFIEDRTIDVHIRRLRKILEKIGKDDLVQTVRGTGYRFSSEYTLYND
- a CDS encoding DUF3450 domain-containing protein, coding for MNEFMLKYSWISFIRMLVLLLAAWFIPVAIAKASSLENLAQSLAKIRGEVEALQTELDLEKEKHASRITSLSSQLADLSVEERRQNTAIEKLEHSLAKLSEASLQAEQSGEQLKPILLKVLAAYKHYVLTGFPFKIEDRIKAIKTLEDNLTNQLVDPNKAVNQAWALIEDEIRLSKENGLYQQTISLDGEKVLADVAKLGTVFLFFQTRDNRAGMARKSENGAWKFEAASATGDIQRIAKLFDALKKQIRQGYFELPNPLSQ
- a CDS encoding MotA/TolQ/ExbB proton channel family protein: MNKFLSPLSILAIVILFAGVSVSAHAEESVSVASEPVAAPAPAAEPANGANAQQSSPAQQKIDLETAYKREYAFLAAQKRELTERLRQYKSSTQGEDRTLNQRISVLERGSVERSAKIDQLNAQLIEAERSEAAALERSDALEITYAQASVTLKNHDIELPASLMETAGNDVKKVAQIFSQGLSILRKLSAIQAAPGEFFLESGQQTQGSIIRLGNIAAYGISADGSGILVPAGDNHFKIWREPGADSAIALSKNQQPKTLQLFIFESRTQAIDEMAEKTVLEIINSGGIIGWVIVGLGGLVVLLVFVRIYLLRSNSANTQQISDQVIQQVIDGDLEGAKKSCETDSSAIARVLSNTLRHLKDDRDHMESVVHEAILRESGALDRFGSAILVIASVSPLLGLLGTVTGMIATFDVITEFGTGDPKLLSGGISIALVTTKLGLIVAIPALLVGSVLSAWARNIKRDMEHSALRVTNAFLGRPVSEPEPPQDNDKTFTPNPVTPAVGNPAV
- a CDS encoding MotA/TolQ/ExbB proton channel family protein — its product is MSVNVHDYLLLVQELFAAGGFVMPPLFLCALLLWYGLGYRYWALKSKRSMTLYDILDVYSRNSNQTPCSIVEQAVQQGVLLRKRNVKSLRRYLDEFFYGYLKEIRKFSVMTKTIVIISPLLGLLGTVTGMIETFDSLGSMSLFTQSGGIAGGISQALISTQTGLAVAIPGMLFHSMLHKKQQKIERELLQIRELLCVHSAPLAQPLNH
- a CDS encoding biopolymer transporter ExbD; the protein is MQYHDDPIETDATIDIGPMIDIVFILLIFFMVTTTFVKDMKLELERPKASSAVAASSKAIRLFVDQHGDTYLDGEPVRMWLIQSKLRDLLSTSTSKVVLVVTDEGVPAGKLVEVVDQARLSGAESVGVATKKEAG
- a CDS encoding energy transducer TonB; translated protein: MTTTQHSKFNSKHRAAIVSMLIGPVLVFSLILAMNQFIGKVDKTPVQEVTEIAMVKQIQEEPKKEIKKVEPPRRITPSQAPAPFTGLDTALSGIDLGLLGLNAGQIGELDDSLIGNTGNAVMTADLVDVPPRAVSQGSFRYPPSAKKNGIRGYVVLSILVSEKGSVDQVQVLESSPSGVFDAAALQGIRSWQFEPAKYQGDVVRVWAKQRIRFDLS
- a CDS encoding tetratricopeptide repeat protein, which translates into the protein MFLRIRCLTLFSMVVLLGMLNGIVWADENRTQSSDFLELAAVMLRDGHSDRALLALQSVDLEDEKTDLARFYTLQGLAYLNLNDFIAAKDSLQRAIQNGQTETVIFVYLAQAHYALKEYQHTIQAIGKSGEHASRADLIVLKAQAYWHLEKPDAAINTLIEGQRLYPQDYSFLRRQVFYFVELELFHEAAQLGRRYLAQSKAAAEDYIAIGNALRLSRQYQEALAILEIARLQFPNNEMVAKLLAHTYLDQGQLNSAAFILEQAALLNPELLSEAAEVYRRANRFHKALTLNEGVRDQSVKFKQRLSILLALKQYERAANMESSLYRTGLLEDQHVRYALAYAYFSSNRFPQAHKHLEHLTEPELFRKGIELRRLMQMCKEEPWKCL